One segment of Alnus glutinosa chromosome 2, dhAlnGlut1.1, whole genome shotgun sequence DNA contains the following:
- the LOC133859883 gene encoding zinc finger CCCH domain-containing protein 41 produces MELKVPSLKPVSLSPDCVSDPEEKEVSDDDDDDRNHKHRRRETRSQSLERDALEHVITRPYRKRNKPFENGHPFRENESQASEKDLSSKFERRRPGLTSLPRASFDLNQRFHANQTFSGAGPGRGRGRDSGSWNLRDSRFSSVDIASQMVQQGSIPPNLYNGRGLPNVSNAQSASWNAFGLITGLPTGGLDTLHSIGLQGPLGPPINSSMNMGIPRQRCRDFEERGFCLRGDMCPMEHGVNRIVIEDVQSLSQFNLPVSLPSVHLLGTPAGTGPLSSVSASSTTLMNSKGLHSKSGKPGIADDGLGLNGAFSGSGCAGGADLYDPDQPLWNNNCPETSNALLTLQSPNDETQSVLNDDPSDRHNGRLCDGADNDCLVRSTGTAVGSQGTSSSVWGRIGSSKNRLDAKAKIDSIMNSSDYLENEAQEDKGALARVQGTSRQVKRIVTENVSPKGMDSSSKTLGDSTRNIRKPSQKALRTLFVNGIPQKSNKRENLLSHFQKFGEVIDIYIPVNSERAFVQFSKREEAEAALKAPDAVMGNRFIKLWWANRDSIPDDGISSSSSVSVTPRGVAATSVPSHPSVASIGKDINQSAAPKNSVLHASDAPVPVSEHPKPIISDSPKAPPLQKKLESLEQLKDELRKKRELLDQKRNDFRRQLQKLEKQASGLKGEVVAEQAAKRPKVEIVADIAKPATPRSSSDPGSVASPHAEMVGDKNKSVDNVLSQSPKTGTTVVLQESISLKEPIRQLASGGAPFPMNRYKLDNRPPAFRIIPPLPPGLASVTVLKEHFSSYGDLSNVELEDLEASESEGLKNCSACITFAARRSAERAFVNGKCWQGHNLKFMWLTSSNSRSDPGVRENSPSNQKGHSEPEAQAAEKFACIVSEEEVSASENGEPQNQIRESCVDHMELGEDSEPGASSTSGEKELPKGDVC; encoded by the exons ATGGAGCTGAAAGTTCCATCTCTAAAGCCAGTGAGTCTTTCTCCTGATTGTGTCAGTGATCCTGAGGAGAAGGAAGtcagtgatgatgatgatgatgatcgaAACCATAAGCATCGTAGGCGGGAGACTCGTTCTCAATCTTTGGAAAGAGATGCTCTGGAACATGTGATAACAAGGCCGTATAGAAAACGCAACAAACCTTTCGAAAATGGGCATCCTTTCAGGGAAAATGAATCTCAAGCAAGTGAGAAAGACTTATCTTCAAAGTTTGAAAGAAGACGCCCTGGCTTAACGTCACTCCCTCGAGCCTCTTTTGATTTAAATCAAAGATTTCACGCAAACCAAACATTTTCTGGAGCTGGTCCTGGTAGGGGACGAGGCAGGGACTCTGGTTCTTGGAACCTACGTGATTCTAGGTTCAGCTCAGTTGACATTGCATCTCAAATGGTTCAGCAGGGGTCCATTCCTCCAAACCTATATAATGGAAGAGGGTTGCCAAATGTTTCAAATGCACAAAGTGCATCCTGGAATGCTTTTGGATTAATTACGGGACTACCAACTGGTGGCCTGGATACGCTCCATTCCATTGGTTTGCAAGGACCACTGGGACCACCCATCAATTCTTCAATGAATATGGGCATTCCTCGCCAACGCTGTAGAGACTTTGAGGAGCGTGGATTTTGTTTGAGAGGGGACATGTGCCCCATGGAGCATGGCGTCAATCGGATTGTTATTGAAGATGTTCAG AGTCTTTCACAGTTTAACCTTCCTGTTTCACTACCAAGTGTGCACCTACTGGGAACACCTGCTGGAACTGGACCACTATCATCAGTTAGTGCTTCTTCAACTACTTTGATGAACAGCAAAGGATTGCATAGCAAAAGTGGCAAGCCTGGTATTGCTGATGATGGTTTGGGCTTGAATGGTGCATTTTCTGGTTCTGGTTGTGCGGGTGGAGCTGATTTATATGATCCTGATCAACCCCTGTGGAATAATAATTGTCCTGAAACATCAAATGCCCTGCTCACCCTACAATCACCCAATGATGAAACTCAGTCTGTGTTGAATGACGATCCTTCCGATAGGCATAATGGCAGGTTATGTGACGGTGCTGATAATGATTGTTTAGTTAGAAGCACCGGAACTGCTGTTGGTTCACAGGGTACCAGTTCGTCTGTTTGGGGTAGAATCGGTAGTTCAAAAAATAGATTAGATGCGAAGGCAAAAATTGATTCTATTATGAATTCCTCTGATTATCTTGAGAATGAAGCTCAGGAAGATAAAGGGGCCTTAGCCAGAGTTCAAGGCACTTCCCGTCAAGTAAAGCGGATTGTTACCGAGAATGTCAGCCCAAAAGGTATGGATTCATCTTCCAAAACACTGGGTGATAGTACGCGTAACATTCGGAAGCCTTCTCAAAAGGCACTGCGCACTCTATTTGTCAATGGCATTCCCCAGAAAAGCAATAAAAGGGAGAatcttctttctcattttcaaaaatttggaGAGGTAATCGATATTTATATACCAGTAAATAGTGAACGAGCTTTTGTCCAGTTCTCAAAAAGGGAAGAGGCAGAAGCTGCTCTCAAGGCACCTGATGCTGTAATGGGTAACCGCTTTATCAAGCTGTGGTGGGCTAATCGCGATAGCATTCCTGATGATGGCATAAGCAGCAGCAGTAGTGTATCTGTAACTCCACGTGGTGTTGCAGCCACTTCCGTTCCATCTCATCCTTCTGTTGCTAGCATAGGAAAAGATATTAATCAATCTGCTGCTCCAAAGAATAGTGTTCTCCATGCTTCTGATGCTCCTGTACCTGTCTCTGAACATCCTAAGCCCATCATCTCAGATAGTCCTAAGGCACCTCCTCTGCAAAAGAAGCTAGAGAGTTTAGAGCAGTTGAAAGATGAACTTCGCAAGAAACGGGAATTGCTGGACCAGAAGCGGAATGACTTCCGGCGCCAGTTACAAAAACTTGAGAAACAA GCTTCAGGACTTAAGGGCGAGGTAGTTGCTGAACAAGCTGCTAAGAGACCTAAAGTGGAAATAGTGGCTGATATTGCTAAACCTGCTACTCCGAGGTCCTCCTCTGATCCTGGTTCTGTGGCATCGCCACATGCTGAGATGGTGGGGGATAAGAACAAATCAGTGGATAATGTTTTGTCCCAGAGTCCTAAAACAGGAACAACCGTGGTGCTTCAAGAATCTATTAGCTTAAAGGAGCCAATTCGTCAATTAGCATCAGGAGGGGCACCTTTTCCAATGAACAGATACAAATTGGACAATCGTCCTCCTGCATTTAGAATTATTCCGCCTTTACCGCCTGGACTTGCTAGT GTTACTGTTTTGAAGGAACACTTCTCATCATATGGTGATCTTTCTAATGTGGAGCTAGAAGATCTAGAAGCTAGCGAGTCAGAGGGATTGAAAAACTGCTCGGCTTGTATAACTTTTGCGGCACGTCGTTCAGCTGAGAGAGCATTTGTTAATGGAAAATGCTGGCAAGGCCACAATTTGAAGTTTATGTGGCTGACATCTAGCAATTCTAGGAGCGACCCTGGTGTGAGAGAAAATTCTCCATCCAATCAAAAGGGGCATTCAGAACCCGAAGCACAGGCTGCAGAAAAATTTGCTTGTATTGTTTCCGAGGAGGAGGTTTCTGCATCAGAAAATGGAGAGCCCCAAAATCAAATAAGAGAAAGTTGTGTTGATCATATGGAACTGGGTGAAGATTCAGAGCCTGGTGCAAGCTCAACGTCTGGCGAGAAAGAGTTGCCTAAAGGCGATGTCTGTTGA
- the LOC133860587 gene encoding protein AGENET DOMAIN (AGD)-CONTAINING P1-like: protein MASLFRGGEVEVCSKQDGFVGSYYAATVIREHGDNSYAVQYKNLLEEDESRPLIEVVDAEDARPVPPKVLATGFALYEEVDAFDNDGWWVGKISGRKGSKYLVFFDEYGVEIAYPSSQLRAHLEWVGGKWVFPKNRAF, encoded by the coding sequence ATGGCGTCGTTATTTAGAGGGGGTGAAGTCGAAGTATGCAGCAAACAAGATGGGTTTGTGGGTTCCTACTATGCAGCAACCGTGATCCGAGAACATGGGGACAACTCATACGCAGTGCAGTACAAGAACCTGTTGGAAGAAGACGAATCTAGGCCGTTGATTGAGGTGGTCGATGCTGAAGATGCCAGGCCTGTGCCACCCAAAGTTTTGGCAACTGGGTTTGCTTTATATGAAGAGGTTGATGCCTTTGACAACGATGGTTGGTGGGTGGGCAAGATCAGTGGCAGGAAAGGGTCTAAGTACCTTGTGTTCTTTGATGAGTATGGGGTTGAGATTGCATATCCATCCTCTCAGTTAAGGGCTCATCTTGAATGGGTCGGCGGCAAGTGGGTTTTTCCCAAGAACAGGGCCTTTTGA
- the LOC133859882 gene encoding uncharacterized protein LOC133859882: MNTTPYMDKQIMDLSQGSAATQSKDFIDLMNHPEEEEEEVDHHHGHTHQIGGVNKNGINQKEEIVASYDFQPIRPLYQPPNFDASPNLQARAWSSGSDSKPTTTTTTTPIRNYGSLDSIEPAKVILDKDLNVFDATIVSEIDQTMKKHADNLLHVLEGVSARLTQLESRTRNLENSVDDFKVSVGNNHGSTDGKMRQLENIVREVLAGVQVLKDKQLIVDGQLELAKLQLSKVDHQPETQHGMQVDSVQQAASAPQQSHHQLPPVNIPQSLPALPPPNAPPQPSLHQNLPPSVQLPPQLLQNQIPSIPQREPYFPPPGQTPEVPSQQYQSSLSQQAHPPPAAPPPHQQFQQAPQPQFSQPPSQPPQQHPSLSAVNPTQLQPSLGHHAEETPYAPQNYPPILRQPPPQQPPSGPPPPQQFYGAPSHMYEPPSGRSSSGFPAGYGPPSGPSEPYHYGVSPQYGSSSAVKPQLSSPAGAQSGGSGYPQLPTARVLPQALPTASGVGGGSGSAGTGSRVPIDDVIDKVTHMGFPRDHVRATVRKLTENGQSVDLNVVLDKLMNDGELQPPRGGWFGR, encoded by the exons ATGAATACGACGCCGTACATGGACAAGCAGATAATGGATCTGTCGCAGGGATCTGCTGCGACGCAGAGCAAGGACTTCATCGACCTGATGAACCATccggaggaggaggaagaggaggtcGACCATCATCACGGCCACACGCATCAAATTGGCGGTGTCAACAAGAATGGGATTAATCAGAAGGAGGAGATCGTGGCCAGCTACGATTTCCAGCCGATTCGCCCTCTTTATCAGCCCCCCAATTTCGATGCCTCTCCCAATCTCCAGGCTCGGGCATGGAGCTCCGGTTCCGATTCCAagcccaccaccaccaccaccaccacaccTATTAGA AATTATGGTTCCTTGGACTCCATTGAACCTGCAAAAGTCATTCTGGATAAGGATCTAAATGTCTTTGATGCTACAATTGTGTCTGAGATTGATCAAACAATGAAGAAACATGCGGATAATTTGCTACATGTGTTGGAAGGTGTTAGCGCACGGCTAACTCAGCTGGAAAGCAGAACCCGAAACCTTGAGAATTCTGTGGATGATTTTAAGGTATCTGTTGGAAACAACCATGGAAGCACTGATGGAAAAATGCGGCAGTTGGAGAATATTGTTAGAGAG GTGCTAGCAGGGGTACAGGTTTTAAAGGATAAACAATTAATAGTTGATGGTCAACTAGAGCTTGCGAAGCTACAATTGTCCAAGGTAGACCATCAACCAGAAACCCAGCATGGTATGCAAGTTGATTCTGTGCAGCAGGCTGCATCTGCTCCTCAGCAGTCCCACCACCAGCTTCCTCCTGTTAATATTCCACAATCACTCCCAGCGCTTCCTCCCCCTAATGCTCCTCCCCAACCTTCTCTCCatcagaatcttccaccttcAGTTCAACTTCCTCCTCAACTCCTTCAGAACCAGATCCCTTCTATTCCTCAGCGTGAGCCTTACTTCCCACCACCCGGTCAAACTCCAGAAGTCCCAAGTCAGCAAtatcaatcatctctaagtcAACAGGCACATCCTCCTCCTGCAGCACCGCCACCACATCAACAATTTCAACAGGCCCCTCAACCACAGTTCTCCCAGCCACCATCCCAGCCGCCTCAACAGCACCCATCCCTTTCAGCTGTTAATCCCACTCAACTCCAACCTTCATTAGGCCACCATGCTGAAGAAACACCCTATGCTCCTCAGAACTACCCACCAATCCTTCGCCAGCCCCCACCTCAGCAGCCACCCAGTGGACCCCCTCCCCCGCAACAGTTTTATGGGGCACCTTCTCACATGTATGAGCCACCATCTGGTAGATCGAGTTCAGGTTTTCCTGCTGGATATGGCCCACCATCCGGGCCCAGTGAACCATACCATTATGGTGTATCTCCTCAATATGGTAGTTCTTCTGCAGTAAAACCACAACTCTCTTCTCCTGCTGGGGCACAGAGTGGTGGAAGTGGTTACCCACAGCTCCCAACCGCTCGGGTGCTACCGCAGGCCTTGCCTACTGCTTCTGGGGTTGGTGGTGGTTCAGGTTCTGCGGGAACAGGGAGCAGGGTTCCCATTGATGATGTGATTGACAAAGTGACCCATATGGGATTCCCTAGAGACCACGTGAGGGCAACAGTTCGAAAGCTGACAGAAAACGGCCAGTCGGTTGACCTGAATGTAGTGCTGGATAAGTTGATGAATGATGGGGAACTCCAGCCCCCAAGAGGAGGTTGGTTTGGTCGGTAG
- the LOC133859884 gene encoding pentatricopeptide repeat-containing protein At5g40400, with the protein MRRTKTGILIVSTNAVSHTKPPLKPFPNINFIFRSTFSSSSSFLQTIPDTESKSISNPLYNLLPRTKNPNNLVNLICSNLKQENTHLALLQNDIKGILPHLGAHEISRVLLRCQSDCSSALTFFDWVKNDLCIRPTTQNYCFIIHILIWSRKFSHAMKLFSELIEMVKDVSPNDDVFESLVLCSEDCNWDPVVFDLLIKAYVKVNMIREGFRTFRRTVEVGFVPSVIACNLLLNGLVKLSRVDQCWEVYEEMGRLGIHPNAFTFNMLTHLLCKDEDVDKVNGFLEKMEEEGFDPDVVTYNTLINSYCRKGRLEDAFYLYKIMYRRRVFPDLFTYTALMNGLCKEGKVKEAHQLFHRMVHRGLSPDTKSYNTLICGYCKEGKIQESRSLLYEMIGNGVRPDSFTCGIIMEGYGKEGRLLSALNLVAELERFGVPISRDIYDYLMVRLCQENRSFAAKSLLERISQHGYLPDIDVYNELVESLCKCDYAEEALVLKAKMVIQNIKPNLVTYRALISCLCKINRSVDGESLMEEMVKSGVAPDLAICRALINGYCKERDIYKAESLLGFFAKEFQIFDTGSYNTLVKALSENADVATLMDLQDRMQKVGFAPNSLTCKFVIHGLWKATALDKKKLNVECM; encoded by the coding sequence ATGCGTCGAACAAAAACCGGAATCCTCATTGTATCAACCAACGCTGTGTCTCATACAAAGCCGCCGTTGAAACCATTCCCCAACATTAATTTCATTTTCCGATCaactttctcttcctcttcctcatttCTACAAACCATACCAGACACAGAATCCAAATCAATCTCAAACCCACTTTACAATCTTCTCCCCCGAACCAAGAACCCCAACAACTTAGTCAATCTCATTTGCTCAAACCTCAAACAAGAAAATACCCATCTAGCTCTTCTTCAAAATGACATTAAAGGGATTCTTCCTCATCTGGGTGCACATGAAATTTCAAGAGTTTTGTTGAGGTGCCAATCTGATTGTTCCTCAGCTCTCACTTTCTTCGATTGGGTTAAAAATGATTTGTGTATCAGACCCACTACCCAGAATTACTGTTTTATTATTCATATATTGATTTGGTCTCGAAAATTTTCGCATGCCATGAAGTTGTTTTCTGAATTGATAGAAATGGTTAAGGATGTGTCACCAAATGATGATGTTTTTGAAAGTTTAGTTTTGTGTAGTGAAGATTGTAATTGGGATCCAGTTGTCTTTGATTTGCTTATTAAGGCTTATGTGAAAGTCAACATGATTCGAGAAGGTTTTAGGACTTTTAGGAGGACTGTGGAGGTTGGTTTTGTCCCCAGTGTGATTGCTTGTAATTTGCTTTTGAATGGGTTGGTGAAGCTGAGTCGCGTTGATCAATGTTGGGAAGTATATGAAGAGATGGGGAGACTTGGGATACACCCGAATGCTTTTACGTTTAATATGTTGACTCATCTGTTGTGCAAGGATGAAGATGTGGATAAGGTGAATGGCTTCTTGGAAAAGATGGAAGAAGAAGGGTTTGATCCAGATGTGGTGACGTATAATACATTAATTAATAGCTATTGTAGAAAAGGAAGGCTTGAGGATGCATTTTATTTGTATAAGATTATGTATAGGAGGCGTGTGTTTCCAGATTTATTTACATATACTGCCTTGATGAATGGTCTTTGTAAAGAAGGTAAGGTTAAGGAGGCTCATCAGCTTTTTCATCGGATGGTTCATAGAGGGCTAAGTCCAGACACCAAGTCATATAATACTCTTATTTGTGGATATTGCAAGGAGGGGAAGATACAAGAGTCTAGGTCATTGTTGTATGAGATGATAGGAAATGGGGTTCGCCCAGATAGTTTCACTTGTGGGATTATCATGGAAGGATATGGAAAAGAGGGTAGGTTGCTTTCAGCTTTGAATTTGGTTGCGGAGCTTGAGAGATTTGGAGTTCCTATTTCTCGTGACATTTATGATTATCTAATGGTCAGACTGTGTCAGGAAAACCGGTCATTTGCAGCTAAAAGTCTTCTGGAAAGAATCTCTCAGCATGGTTATCTGCCTGATATTGATGTCTACAATGAACTGGTTGAGTCGCTTTGCAAATGCGATTATGCAGAGGAGGCTTTGGTTTTGAAAGCCAAGATggtaattcaaaatataaaacccaATCTTGTTACATACAGGGCTCTTATAAGCTGCTTGTGTAAAATAAACAGAAGTGTGGATGGTGAATCTTTAATGGAAGAAATGGTTAAATCTGGCGTGGCACCCGATCTAGCAATATGCAGGGCATTAATAAATGGATACTGCAAGGAAAGGGATATTTACAAAGCAGAATCACTATTGGGCTTCTTTGCCaaggaatttcaaattttcgATACTGGAAGTTACAATACACTTGTCAAAGCCCTCTCAGAGAATGCTGATGTGGCCACTTTAATGGACCTCCAGGATAGGATGCAAAAAGTGGGGTTTGCACCAAATAGCCTGACATGTAAGTTTGTGATCCATGGGTTATGGAAAGCTACAGCACTGGACAAAAAGAAGCTTAATGTGGAATGCATGTAG